The Labrus bergylta chromosome 23, fLabBer1.1, whole genome shotgun sequence genome includes the window TCGAACTGTTTGGCGCTCCTCCACTTGCGGATGCACTTCAGGCAGTAGCAGTGGCTGCAGTTGGAGAGGATGCCGAAGCGTCGCTCGCTCAGGTTGGCCTTCTCAAAGACCACCTCCATGCACACGCCGCACATCATGTCCTTGCTGCGCTGGATGGCGAACGAGATCTCCATGTCCTTCTCATGGGCCTCGATGCACGCCTGACGGAGGAAACACCGGGTATTAGTCCTCTATCTCCCTCTGCCCATTGTTAAAACTGCACAGAGCATTTAGATCTCAGCTTCTTATTAACTAACCCTAAAAACAGAGATCTAGAACAAAAAGCTGCAAGATGACTATTTGaacttttaaacattaataacatGCAACACATATAGATTGAGCATTACCTTTGTGTGCTCGGAGCGCTGGGCGTTCTCGGTGGGGTGGAGCACCTGCAGGCCACACATGTCGCACACGTCGCCGTGGAGATAGGCGCAGTTGACGCCGTAGCGACACTCTCCGACGGCGGCGTACGGGCAGAGCTGCTTTTTCAGCTCTTTGTTCTCCTGCGCTGAGTCGCCGTCTAACTCCTCGATGAGAGGGGCGGAGCTTTCAGCCTTCACCGGCTCAGCTAAACACAGACGatacacagaacacagaaagacatcaaaggtttaaatttaaaatgagagagaaacaaaacgcGTCATGCCTTCTTCTGATCTGTGGAACATCGTAAACCTTCCTTTCTGCTCTCAGACAGTTCAGGCTCCACAGGAAGCTTTAGAAACCTCAGATTTCtcagaaaacacaaatctgTTGGTGTTCTTATTTACATCACGTTACCTCGTCCGCAGTAGGGCTGTCCTGGGACAAACTCCGCAGCGTTGACCCAGTCTCTGGCCCCCCGACCAGGTGTTGACCCACTGTGTTCTGGATCTGACGAGCCGGCAAGTGAGGCGGAGGGCAGCGGCAGCGTCTGCGAGGTGGGAGGCTCCTCGTTGTTTGTGGGTTTACAGTGTTCAAACCTGAGGAAGAACCCAGGAACCACAGGTTATCTAACGTCCTACAGCAGTGATGAAGGACGGTTAAGAGCTACGAGCAGAAAAACAGGCAGCGTGTCAGTGCTCTGTCCGACATCTTTATCTCAGTTCCACCTGTGTGACGGGTCACCTTGGCACAGCTGCTTATCATGAACTGTTCAGCAGCTAGTATCACGTTAGCATGTAGTCAGCCTGTATGCATGAGCGCTGCACAGTTAGCTTGTCTGACGTGTTTCCTGTCTCCCTGCAAAGACAAAGCTCCGGTGTATGAACCATCTCTGCTTTGATACAGGGAGAAGAACATGACTGGTACTCAGAGGAATACTTTCAGTCGGTTAGAATCTTTTGAGATCTGCTGAAttgtgtttttccctttttgaacAAAGAACTGCAACTTGTTTTTGTGGAGATAAGTGGCAGGAAGTTCAGGAAAAGAGAGCATTGCCACTTCCTGGTTCCACTTCCTGGTTCACAATAAAAGCTACCCAGTGCAGCCTTTCTTTTGCTGTGTGTTTAACCCTTTACTAAAGCCCAAACTCATTCTGCGTTAATATGAACCTTCTGGGTGACACAGGAAAAACTAACTGTTCACAGGATGGCTGATCAGTTCAATTATCATCTTTTCTTCAACCAGAGCTCCTAAATGTTCGCCCTTAGTGAGATTATTTCTAAAGAGCTTCTTTTTAAGCACTGGCTTAAAGCTATTAatggagcaatatgtaactctgacacttactgtttaaaatgggtactgcagtctaaattcaaaacattggagaaagCTGCggagagctggctaaacactgaagcttcagtgtctggtAAAgtcaacctgcgtgagcatgactctagagaggagggggcataGTGCTCCTTTAAAGTTTCTGCAGTTTTAGATACTATCGGTCTCTGAAATAACAGATTCAATCGTCTTTACTTCCTGCCTGCTTCACCTCATTTACACCATCCTGTTCACGGCCATTTCATTTATGAATTCCTTTGACATAAACGTTGCATATTAACCTTTGAAACTGTCATCAGAGCTTAAGTATTATAAACGGAATCAAACCAACACGACAGCAGCTGCActtgtatgtttgtgtaaatgACTGCGTCCTGTTAGAGAGCAGGACGTGGTGtttacacagacacagagcCCGACCTTCACCGTGTTCACTTTGTGAAGGCCAGTACACGGTTTCTAGTCTGATAAAGACCTGTGACCGGTCTCTGCTGCTCATTTGGTGCCTCTTCTTAAGAGAAATATTTTGGATCTGTCTGTAAATAATAAGCATGTAAGAGGAATGTGAAGTGTAATTTCCCCTGCTGAGCTGTGCAGAGGAGTTGTACAGCCTCAGGGACAGATACAGTATCTCCTGTGGCTGTAAAAAACTCAGTGTCTGAGAgttggcagtattttgatctagaagTTATATTTAGGGTGATCATGATTTTCCCGAGTGGAGACAGAGTTGTTTATTCTTCACAGGTGTGTTGGAAGCAAACAGGTGATAGGCTGTAAAGTTACCATGTTGAGACTTGATCAAACTACAGACACCACCTCAGGCCAACCAGTAAAGACTCATCTTTAACCCACTAGTGTAACTGGGGCTGGGATGAGGGACGGTGTGTTGCATCATTTAGACGAGGGGTGTGATACCAGAGAC containing:
- the mkrn1 gene encoding probable E3 ubiquitin-protein ligase makorin-1 isoform X3, with the protein product MAEAAVASTATPAVTGGWTKNVTCRFEHCKPTNNEEPPTSQTLPLPSASLAGSSDPEHSGSTPGRGARDWVNAAEFVPGQPYCGRAEPVKAESSAPLIEELDGDSAQENKELKKQLCPYAAVGECRYGVNCAYLHGDVCDMCGLQVLHPTENAQRSEHTKACIEAHEKDMEISFAIQRSKDMMCGVCMEVVFEKANLSERRFGILSNCSHCYCLKCIRKWRSAKQFESKIIKSCPECRITSNFVIPSEYWVEDKDDKQKLIQKYKDGMGTKSCRYFDEGRGTCPFGSNCFYKHAFPDGRLEEAQPQRRQTGSNSRTRSSRRTPLWDILDERESTDSFDNEDEEMVTFELSEMLLMLLAAGTDDEMTDSEDEWDLFHEELDDFYEIYL